The Rosa chinensis cultivar Old Blush chromosome 7, RchiOBHm-V2, whole genome shotgun sequence DNA segment TAAGAGTGGCTTTTGAACTTGAAACTAATTCATGTTTACCTTAGAGGCCACCAAAGCATGTTGCACGTATGGCCGTGCACCCGCTCTGTGAGTATGTTGTTGCATATACCTGTTAGCAGAATTCTTTTCCGCAATCTCCTTCATTATGCAAATAATTATCAATCAAATCTATAAAATTTCAGTTAGAATAATTGAATAATAAAACCAAAGAAATTAATGAATCCATACAATGCAAGACTGGTTGGTGTATTTGTTGACACAAAGCCAATGCCAATGTGAGACAGGTCTCCCATTCCATAAATCTGCACTAGGCAAGTTTGCTCTTCCTAGCTCAGGTGAGCCAAATGCTTTCCATTCCTTCTTTAGTCGAGTCTTGAATTGGGAGTAGGCAGTAGACATTTTGGAATCCACATACGCAACAACAGCTGGATCAATTAAGTCCACCGTAAAGAACACCTGATTAAGAATTGTTAGGTACATCAAATTTACATTTACTTAGGTACACATATACCTATTAGAATTGTTAgtaaataattatttatttaaaacaaaGAACAAATCCACCTCATTTAGGATAAACTCACCCGCAATTCCTCTCTTAGCAACCTcttatcatcttcttcatcaataTCAGACCAGCCATATTTGCATACTGGTGCCCCACCCAGAACAGTAATTCCTATCTCAGAAGTAAACATTTTAGAAATTGTGTCATCAGAAGGGACATGAATGGTCGGATGAAAGTCAACACGCAGAGGTCCACCATTAGCCTTTATAAGCTCCTGAAGAGCTTTACCACATGATTTACCACGCTTCCTTTTCATGCCAATGCCCACAAAAGGGATTTCTGCAAACAAAAgccaattgtatatatttaccTATCCTATATGCCTAACCTAATTTGctttggggaaaaaaaaacaaagaaaaataggaagaaatagaaaaatccAAGACAAATACGATCTACCTTGTTGGGTAGGCAGTTGATGAATTGATGGAGCCACGTTAGCTGGTAGTGGCACGTTGGTTTGTGGTGGCAAATTAGCTCTTGGTGGCGTGTTAGCTCTTGCTCGTACATGACTAACATGAGCATGAACAGTAGTTGTTGCTGGCACATTTTTACGCACAGTAGGGGTAGCAAACACATTATCTGTCATAGTTGGCGTTGCTGGCACATTCTCACGCACAGTAGGTCTAGCTGACACATTATTAGCCATAGTTGTTGTAGCTGGCTGTTGAGGTGGAGGCACTTTTTGAACCTTCCTTATCTGCTTCCCTCTCCCTTGAGCCATCTGCAATATGTCAATTACCTTTAGCTCAATTACAAATAAAACAGTTTTCTTAGCTCAAAGAAAAATAAGTACAAGCAGTGCACTAATCATACATAGAATACATTATAAAAAATAACATGTATATTTCATTGAACTTCAACATGAGATATTACCTAGACTAATTGACCACTACCATTATTCTAAATCACTATCTGCCTCACTACCAACTATATCTTCATTTTCATTTGATGATAGTTCATCATCCTCCATAACGTCAACATCATCATTTATGAAATCATTGTCATTCTCTGTGTCAATTAGCAATGACCTATTGGAATCGTCTAAGATTATAGTTTCAGGCTCACCATCATCTCTAACTAACgatgtttcaatttcatcatccTCCATCTGGACTTCCCATTCCATGTTAGTGTCACtatcatcatcattattctCATCACCATTGTTGTCAATGTTATTGTCATCTTCATTATCTTCTTTCTCTGGCACATCCCACACATGTCTAGGTGAATCCTTTGAACAACTTTCCATGGATGACCCAACTTTGGGTCATCGAGATAAAAGACTTGATCTGCTTCAATTGCTAGCACATACGGATCATTCTTGCACCATCGACTATTTATATTAactatttatattatgtatATAATGGGCCACTAATCTTCAAAATTAAGTAATTGAAGGAAATCAAACAAAGTACTTAAAAATATATACCAAGCTCATAATGAACTAAAGACATGTTGAAACTTTTGAacatgtataaatattgatagaTAAATAATTCATATCATGACATATTGAGATTGATACTTGAAAAAAGTAGGTAGTGAAATCAAACCTTTTCCTTAGTTTCTTTGAGGACTGCACAAGCTCAATTTAACGACTTCACACAAATGGTTTCAGGAGGATTCTAATGACCTTAATGTTTCCTTGTACTGAAATAATATGTGCAAGATCAAACAGTTAAATTTTGACACAATAAGTATAAGTGacacaattaaaaaaaagaagcagaGTAATAATCCTTTGGTCTTTCCTAGGAAGTGTCAGTCAATAATCCTTATCATAAACTAAGACATGTCGAAATTGGCTGAGATACATGTAATTAAAGTCTAAGCAATCAAAATTATCTTTATTGAAATACCTGAGCTCTACCCAAAGCAAATGAAGGAATTAGCACTTTTCCCCCACTAGCAACACATGAATGAACCTGCATATAGATCAACAACACAACCACCTTCATAGAGAAATCAATATCTGAAACCAAGACAAAGCTATAACCAAGAAGTTTTACTAGTGTAGAAAACTAATTAAATGAGAAAATGATTTTAGAGGAGTGTCAATTTAACAGCTATTATAATTAAGATGCAAACTCGAAGGCTAGCTCTTCGGCGAGGAGCTGAAAGCAAGCATTAAACATGACCCGTTTTGGTCGCTATACTATGTCCAACCATACATGTGCATTTTTCTCCATTACTACTCACATCCTCTTTGATCCACTGGTCAATTATATCAATCATGCATCAATTTTCCTATTATGAGTAATAACTAAATAAGGACTCAAAGTGTGAAATAGAAAGTCAATGCCCCCAACTCTATCTAATTAAATGTTTAAAGTAACCTCTTGCTTAAGGAACTCATCTGTAACATGCAAGGCAGTTTATAAATCAATTGAAGGTCGGTGTATGAAATTCATCAACTATGACCCAGAATGGTTCAATTATAAATTCTGGGAGCCAGGAAAGAATTCCATACATTTATAGTGgcaaaactccatcataattttACATTGATCATACTTCCAAAATATCATAAATAGATACTGATATACTGGTATTCATTATTCAAACACATAGCTCGATAAAAAAAGTGCACAATTTGTCCAAGAGCAGAATGACTGTAAGCCAACCTCAACCTTTattgtgtgtttttcttttctggtctATTCATTTCCTCAGTAATTACAACATCTATCATACTTTGGtcaaaaatatcaaattttgaTTTGAGTACATACTAATTGGATTACTGATCATCCAGACAATAGAGATGAGAGTGCATATGGACCACTACTGCATGCATATCTTTAAAAGTTAAAATGgaagaggaaaacaaaaaactagGAGCAGGTGGTAATTGATGTCTAATATTGTACTTTTGGCCTATACTCATACATAACTTCAGTTAAAGGAAGCAATCATATAAGCGTAAGTTGTAATTCTGTCATCCCTAAAGCTCAGTTGAAGAAATCGAACACATAGCTCTTCTTGAAGCAAATCCAATGTATttatccaaaataaaaaaattgaactttTGATGGAACCAAGATATCCAATAAACCTACTAGGTTCAAAGATGAGATGTTTAGGATTATCCAGCACAGATGGAAAATACAGGAAGACACTAATTTTAATATCCCTGACACTAAAGAACTAAAATCAACAAGATCCCTCTCACTAAAGTTCATTCTGAAAGTGAGATTCCACATAAAACCTGGAATAATTAGGAGGCTAAGGAAGACTAAGCACGATGATCCAAAGACGTAAAAGCTAGAAAACAGTAACTGAAAGGATGACCCCACAAGGCCACATGACAATTATCTTCCCAAGAGTTAAAATCAGATAGCCCGAAGATATATATATGGGTTTCTACAAACAACCTGGGAATCCCACCTATTAAGATGGCATCCCATACTTGCTATGGGTGACAGTAGCTGCTTATTGAGTTGAAAACATGACCAAAGCTCTTCCTTTGAAGTCCAAAAAATCCAGAGAACATATTCCTATCCCAAAAACAGGGATCAACATCACAGCCAAGCCACAGACTCATGGTTTTGAAACCTTGCCTCTTTGCTTCCCATCAAAATACATTGGCATGTCACTAATACCTAAACTGCGTAATTATAGAATGGTATAAATGGACGATAATAGAAAAACAATTTCAATCCAGCCCGGTCTTTCTTAAAATTCCAAATTCTCTCGATGCTGAATCCTTTATATATGGTTACTTAACCTCACTCTCATTAGTCAATATACACTCCACTCTGTAGGCATTAGACCCTAAAGCACATGTCCTCCTATGACCAACAGCAAATAGTTACAAGACACTAGTGAACAAAATCAACTCAAAAGAGAAAATTATCATGATGACAGTAATTCTGCAATAATTACCTAAAGCTCAGTTGAAGAAATCGAACACATAGACAGAAGCTTTTTATGTCGAGTGGATAGAAGTTCATAGTATGAAGTTTATTTTGTCTTAGCTTGTTTCTTTCACCTAAATATCTTGAACAATTCATCAATCTCAGAATCCCCAAGAACACTTCTCATAAATGAAACCATTTTcgtcttataaaaaaaaatgaaaccatTTTCATTCTGCAACTCCCTATTCTGGTAAAGCCAGCAGACCATGAAAGCCCAACACTTTACCTTAATCCTCCTCTCCAACCAAACTAAGCTCATCTAATTTTTCTTACTTTCCCTCATTTTCTCACTTGATTTTCACATAGTTCTTTGTTATAGAGCTTTGAGTTTGCAAAAAGGTATGAACTATATCAAGATCTTTAGCAATTTTCATTCTTTAGATTGTCAAATGATCAATTTTGTATATTTGCAATTGAAAGCTAAATTAACATCGTCAGGCTAATGTTTAGCCAAACTAAAACCCTTTCTTGTTGCTTTTATACAAAgcaaattcaaaacattttcATCACCACCAATCAACAGAGATCATAAAAATCCCAAATTGACTTGTTAAAAGAGAACCCAGAGCACAAAAATAGAAAGCCCATACATCAATTTGCAAGAACATAATTATCAAAGATTAAATCTTCAAGTAGAGAGAGCACAAGAACCTGAATACAACTTTCACCATGTCAATGACATCAAGGACGAGAGAGATGAAGAAATGTCTTCTTCTAATGCCAAAGATGAATAGGAAAATTGATAGGAACAAGAAGCATCGGCGGTACTCGTAAGAGTTCGTCGTCAAATTCTGAGAGAATATCGAGAGCTTTCAGAATTGGTCTTTGGGATATGTGAGAGAAGCTTCCATatgtttatttttctatttgatATCGGCAAAGGAAGTAAGGAATTGGGTTCCTTGTTTTTTATTACATACAAGGAATTTTCTCAAATCCTTGCCGTATTAatgtaaacaaaagaaagaattgTACAATTCCTTGtattaagtttttttctttttagcgcCAACTCTCCCGCCCAGATTAATGCAAGGATTGTGAAACATTTACAAGGAATTGTTTGGTTCTAAAATATCTGGAGCCCAAATGCAAGGAAGTTTGCTATTCTTTGTATATTCTCTTAAACAAATACAAGGAACTGTAATATTCTTTGCATACTCACACCAAATACAAGGAACTTTGGCTCTTTGCATATAAACCCCTTGCAAAAGCTCATATTTCTTGtagtgagaagaagaagaagggggagagagagagagagagaagaagaagaaaagaaattatattaaaatggaaatgtccattatgccctcttTCAGGGATTAAAAAGCTGAAGTGTGGGCCCTCTTGTCGGGTCCAACTCAGCCTATGACGTCACATTTGGAGAatttggactcgggtgatgttgtttgagagtacaaggaccagtctgattaaaaaaaaagtttagggACCAGTCTAATTTTAGGCCCAAAGTTCAggagggtaaactgaatttaatcctaaaaaaaaattatgcaaaCGAGGGCAGTCCAACCTTGGAATGGACAGTTCAAGATTTGTCGATCATTACTAGAACGTATTATATATAACTTTCAATTCCTTCATGATCTGTCGAACATAACCATAATACTAAGTTTTTAGGAGACAATATGATTGTTACATAAATATATTAGTTAAAATGCATGTGACACGTCAATAAACCCATTAAAATGTACAAACTGGAGATATATGGAGATAACTAAGGTTTTGATCGATGCTATATATGCAATACTAAATATGAGGACACAGACCAAAAAAAAGTAATTATATGAGTACTTGCTGAGGACCGGTCTTGACTTCAATCTAGGGCATGTTCAAGTACTTGCTCTTCAATATTAATAATCACTTCATCAACTTCAAGTATTTGAGGTTGATCTCCATTTCCGTTATATTGGGTGGTTGTGCGAATAAGAATAAAAGTAGGGATGGCTCGAAGAATGTGATAAACAGAGTAGACCATGCGCTTGAACACATTACTGAGCAATGGATACAAAGGATGTAGAATTATAAGTACAGGAAGGGCGACCCAGAAGAACGATGGTGGTAACATGCATGGTAGAGGCCAACAATAAGACACAGAGAGGACCTGAAAAATCTCCAACTCGCAAATGGATCGGTTGGGTTGTGAGAGGAAGTTTCAAAGAGGTAAGAAGAAAGAGCAGAAGAACAATGACGAGAAATAGAAATGCCATTTTCATAAATGGAGATTTATTTTGGGGAAAAATGTCAAGTTCTAAAGCATAATCACCAGGTTTTTTGTCTTGGGAGGTTAGGAAGAGAAGGGTGAGGTTTATGAGTGGTGGAACTACATATCTCATATCTATCAAACAATGCATCTTTTCTATCTCATTATACAGTTTGGAGAGTCTGATCATGTGGAGGACGCATATTTATAGGCATTGAGCGACATAAATTTCCAGAGAccaaataattaagtaaaattaaaaGACTAAACTTTATCTTATCAAATCAGAATTCTACCTAAAGTTTCTTgacaatttttttataaaaacaGCAGCTAATAAAATTTTCTCTTGACCCTATAATTCTATAAACTTTATTTCTAACTTTGTCCAGTACTTGTGTCTGACAGTATGCATTAACTTTTTGTTGGGATTATCATAATTTATGGCTAGTGCTCGATGGAGTAAGATTTCAAACTTTCTGATGAGATGGATTATCATAATTTTTGTTAATAATGATAATTTGTAAATTTATCTGATGAGATGGTTGCCTCGACATGTCTATCAGTAGTAGACTCTACTGCCCTTTGTACAAGTGCATCAATTTCCACCAGTAAATCTGATCTGGCAAATGCTTTGGTTCAGGAAATGAGAGATGAGAAAGAGGAAAttccttctagggtttatcagTTCAATTCTTCCATCAACTTTGATTGATGATGCTCTAAAGACATACAAAAGAATGCAGGAGTTGAAAATTCACCCCACTGAGTAAACTTTTACCTATATGATAAATGTGTATTCTTCTCTAGGAATGTTCCGTAATATCACATTCTTGTGGGGGGACATGAAGAGGAATATGGATAATGGAAATTTGGTGGTAAGCAGGGATCTGTATGAGTACCTGCTACTGAACTTTCTCCGTGGTGGTTACTTTGAGAGAGTCATGGAGGTCATTAACTATATGAAGGAGCACAGCATGTTTGCTGACAAGTGGATGTACAGAAGTGAGTTTTTAAAGCTTCATAAGAATCTTTATAGGAACTTGAAGGCATCAGAAGCCAGAACGGATGCTCAGAGAGGAAAAGAGTTGAATATGTCCAGGCATTTAGGAAATGGGCGGGCATTGATTGAATTTCCAAGAGAAGCTTAAAGTACCTGGGAAATTTACTGCAAGATTTTTGCTGCTGTGCCTTTTGGATTAATATCAAGTGAATAGCGGATAACTGAAAAGTCAACAGGAGATTAAATGAAATCTGCATAATGAGTGAAAACCAAAGAGCCATTTCTGGTGCATTATGAGTCTATTTTCCTTAAACCAATTGCCTTATCTGCCAGTTTCCTTTTTGGAACATTTTGCAACATCGAAGAGTGAAAATCCTCTCACACATGAAATCAAGTCTTCTAATCCGGAATGTCTGGAAGAAGTCTAATGATCATGCAAGCTGGTGCTAATCAATCTATGAAAAGATATGTAGAGACACATCTCGTGTTTTTTACTAGCAACAAATGTTAATTGGCATTATGACGGTATGTATCTACCATCTTGCAAATGCTCCAATCATGAGATATTGTGTTCTCTTTGCTGCTTGACCACTGCTCCGTATTTGTACAGAGTGAGTCAACGACGATGCATGAAGAAGTTGTATAGCGGTATAGCCTTACACAGAAATGCAAGGCTGCAATATATCTGTCTTGGAACATGGTGCAATATATGCCTTCTTACTTTGTCTCCCCTTGTGCCAGAGTCCTTTTGTTCTAGTTTAGTAGGTGGTCCACCGATTCTGTTATAGTTGTTGGTATTTGACCAAGGAGGTTCACGATCGATGGTCACTTGAGTGATGATCACTCTTAATAACTacttgaaaacagctcaacttCATGTCATTACTTCTGTAGGTTATAATAGTTTCTTCAGGGATCTACTTATGGTGCCATTCgaaatcataaaacataggcatAGGTTTAAGATCTTTTCTATCCCAAAAGAACATAACTTGGAttgatttttattcttttttttatcagatatgATCGAATATTGGATACAATTAACCAAACCAGAGAGATTTTCAACTCGATTTTTGTTAAATTGAAAGCAGTCAAAGTAACTGGAAGAAAACAAAGCTTGCTGGCATGAAATCAAAGGCAAGTATTGGCTAAAATGAAAAAACATGAGAGCAGGCCCAAAAGAAATATTATTGTTTGTTCAAAACAGATCCCGCCAGTAGAAGGCTCCATATTAGATTTGTTAATTTATTCAGCAAATGGGAGACTTTTGTAATTGGAATTGtaatttattgaatttaataattaatttaCAAGAACAAACATTTCGTCCTTGAAACCATATAGGCATATACAAAGTACAACTCGCTTAGAAAGTAACAGGAGGAAGCACAACGCCTCTTCTTAAATTAACCTAAGGAACGACTCCATCGGAGAAACGCATGGATGATCGATCATCTTACCATATTAGCTTTGCTGGGAAGTACTTGTTAATAAGGGATAAATAgtaaggcttgaccttgtctaCATCAACTTGAACTTTGCTCTTGCTATACGCAGAGGTCATATTTCTTAAAAATATGAAGCCACTTCATATTCTCTCTGTCTTCCTTGTTCATTAGGTGTGTATATGCCCCTGCCTTGTGTAGAGGATTAAATGAGTGGTACCGTATAACAAACAATCCAGCCTCCGGCAAAGTTGTCCCATTTTCCTTGGCAACCATGTACATGTAGTCATGATGACCCCATGAGATCATCACATTTTCTAGTCCACATCCTTCTTTGTAAATTCCATTCTTGGTGTTGTACGCAGGATTTTTGGAATCCGGATTGTCCTTGAAGTACTGCAAAAGCAAATTAATTTGATGCAACGTAATTGATCATTAATGTAATTACACATTTCCAAATTCATGTCGACTCCTATTTTTCGTGAGTAATGTTATTTCCAGATGTTCATTCTTAACCCTCATGCATGCATTTTAAGTCACACTTTACGTTTACATTATGATTGGATTAAGGGTTAAGGCTATTTATGTTCTGTCGATATGAGTTTATCATCTTTTTCTTATCATTAACATTCCTCAATGTACTTCAAAAGGGGAAAAAGTTCTGCAAACTAAATATTAGAGGAATACCTTGTGGTGAACGATGGACTCATCAAAAGCACACCCAAGAGGATGTGTGTCTCCAACAACAGCCCATATTGAGGAAGTGCTCCAAACTTAGGAAGAAGAAGCACTTTCCTGAGATCATGAATGAGAGCAGTAAGGTGCAGCCAATCTTGACTCGGGTAGTCTTTTCTACTTGCCTCAGCTGTTTGCAACAAATGCTGAATTTGGGGTTCATCCAATTCCGGGTCACTCTCATCCACAACCTCATTCAGGAGCTCACAACATTCCCATATGCTCATTTCCACTCTATCTAATTTTTTGTACTCCTCTCTCGTCTTTTTTACAAAATCATACGTTTGGTTAATGTGGTtctgtaggtacaagttttcatcaacttggtgtgttggcattcccataaaAAACGGGAAAGTATCTTTGCAGTTTAATGGGTTtaatatcttttatttatttgaagaTATTTTTCTGTGTGTAAAAGGGTGTAATTGATTTCCCAAATATTCTAGGTTTGGTGTCTTTAATTGGCCATCTTTAAAACAAAAGTTTGTTTCCTTGTAGAAATGTTATTACGGTAAAAATCTGTTTGTTTGTGGGTTGGGACGGCACctattcatatatattgaaaaagaaGGACGGTGATAGGCGATAAGCAAAGCAAGAATCAGTTTGGAGCTCTTGTATGCTTGAGATTGATTTTGTCATAAGAGTCAAATGGACTTGTTCCATGCTTAAGTGTCTTGGTCGTGTTTTTCATATGTATAaattctcttgagatcagtagagaggttgtgaagaaagaagagcgaTATCTGGcaatcgttcaagtgaagaaggtcgtcaagatTCAAGACAAGCACCACTCTAGTGAGTCTAGAGATTGTAGCTGCGTAAAGAGTTATAtgtgtttgtaaagaacatatctttcatcataagttaattcttattttgggttctcaagagtaagagccccgtagtgtttttaatctcatgttTGAAGTTTTCACTGCATGACCAAAAATCTGGTATTCTGTttattatttttggtttctacccagtaaggattgatacgTGCCttgcaatccccattttccagaaaaatgtttcatCCTTGTATCATCAATTGGCATCAGAGTAGGTTCTAAAGCTTTTTTTGTAGATCCGAGGACATGATGGAACATGAATATAACAGAGCCTCCAGTTCGATAAACTGCCCCcctttgtttgatggtgaagattaCTCACAATGGAAGATCATGATGAGGGCATTCCTCTACTCTCAGAATGAAAATATGTGGAATATAGTTGAGACTGGATGGGAACACTCAACCAAGGCTGAAGACtcaaagaaagtagaagggACATCTGCAAGAGTTCTTAAGCCTAGGAAGGAACTGATAGAAAAGGAAGTTCGGAATAGAATTTGTGATTTCAAGGCACAAAATTCCTTATACACAGCTTTATCCAAGAAGGAGAGGGTGAGAATCAGCCATTGTGACACCTCTAAACAAGCAGGGGATCTTCTTCAGGTCACTTAtgaaggaaaataaaaaggttAGAGGTCAGAAGCTTCAGAGACTTGTCTTGGAGTTTGAGAACATGCAAATGGGGGAGGATGAATCAATAGATGAATTTCCTGCTCGTCTTATGAACGTGAAAAGTCAGTGTCACAATTTTGGTGATCCTTTTGAAGAGCATCGGACTGCATGTGAAGAAAATTATTAGGTCTCTTTCATCAAAATTTCAATCCAAACAAACAGCTATAGAGGAGACTCAAGACCTGGACACCTATTCTCTTGACGAACTGATagtgttagcattaaagccaccctcaagtgcaagaggtacaagttatagaataggagattaagtaaggatgtcaaacccacgaggattggtaaatcctttccagcctagggaaaacctaaggaaaaagtagaagaatatgcaaatgtacaatcacaaacaaaggctcacaagtgaaccaaagttcatggtgagtatgtgcaagatggtgtgtagagatttgattttgattttgagattggtttctattcaaattgaaacaatgaaagcaactaatataaactaagctaattatcaaattaaacaagttgttatcaaatggatgggagttagggcatcgggtttcacattttgcctcccttgcaagcattaaagcaattgaatatgaatgatacAAAACTAAtcgtccaactaccctcttagcatccggataggactactaaggcttaaacccctttcattttattaactctaaccggataagtctagagctaactacctagaaacaaattcaattaccggataggtctcaatcctttgcccctaaatgcataaagcttagagtttaggtaaccaagcaagcaaaccaatcctatctctaggtgattttagctcactaccctcacatgcacacatggtgtgctttcatgctccctttttgcctaaaggtaatcaatctctaggaaaaacttcatgtcatggcaaacacataactcaaattgattaggtctaagtaatgcattcaactattgacttagcatgtgagaatgacaacatgaatttgcatcaatttataaacaaaagcatcaatccaagcaagtttggctagggctttcaaccctggccctaactagttcactactcacacatagctagatacacaagcttcaacattctattaaacatcaaatacataaagagatagggagtaaagggtgactattgatgatgccggaagaggtggtggagatgggtctctaagaacatgatgtggtggtagtcacctccttctccttgctccaagatcttgatattggtaagaataatgaaatttgggatctctaagatgagttgtggtgttaaGTGGTGGAGGAATGGAGGTTGTAGTAGAGGACAaaggaggttttagaggtggagatggtggttttagtggtggaaatggtggtctcttctctagagagaaaatagatcttgaataggatgaagatgattgaatagAGTCAAGACttctgaataattggtctttggcaTCTCTTTGATTGCTATGTATGTCCTCAttggtcccaaagtgtgcaagagatgctcttacaccattgtcccccaaatggtcccaaattggcaaggtgacaaaaggtcaaggtgtagggagatatttgaatttcaagtgatgggatatTCTCACAACCAtagtcctcctttgctggaggaAAGGCCccccatgagtggcggctcacTAGAAAAGTTTTCCgtaaaaat contains these protein-coding regions:
- the LOC112180321 gene encoding uncharacterized protein LOC112180321, translated to MAQGRGKQIRKVQKVPPPQQPATTTMANNVSARPTVRENVPATPTMTDNVFATPTVRKNVPATTTVHAHVSHVRARANTPPRANLPPQTNVPLPANVAPSIHQLPTQQEIPFVGIGMKRKRGKSCGKALQELIKANGGPLRVDFHPTIHVPSDDTISKMFTSEIGITVLGGAPVCKYGWSDIDEEDDKRLLREELRVFFTVDLIDPAVVAYVDSKMSTAYSQFKTRLKKEWKAFGSPELGRANLPSADLWNGRPVSHWHWLCVNKYTNQSCIEIAEKNSANRYMQQHTHRAGARPYVQHALVASKEKMEAERNSLLEKLYQEAPESTAHDSIKRTLEAEYPIIAKELGRRGRMIHGISNVPHIRSNIRRVSAWGGNNSEVAELRDLIDQLTFNMLSMKEQNGLLKAQVECLLRQSPGQMSEDDFPHPSTDF